The proteins below come from a single Hyperolius riggenbachi isolate aHypRig1 chromosome 8, aHypRig1.pri, whole genome shotgun sequence genomic window:
- the LOC137528404 gene encoding uncharacterized protein: MFYVFVGEKYKLRWRSIRDAYVKFLRRKAEEERSGSGSSKRKDYQFAQQLTFLNASVEPRETQDNFEAQEHEEAEAADTSEDFDDETMDANYIPERRRRRRQSLHAEERDPTDLYVEEDMQDEVEGLSAPAPTDESPPAPTTEPEQQTAEERQEQPPRRSTPMQGRGRGEEATPTGRRRVAPVHPPTRRETEAEMSGAVSGLLGILQSHEALITRQMQDGDRGHLIEQYKSHIHSLQTELQSVHDHYREEIRMRHEEHREEIKMMHEVYSAQFDQLRVEHHQAVAQLQQMMQQMHQHSGELLKLQAHPAFHTAMSLLPFFEKVPSNNMMACHSSVLDAIKQHMETPLILPPTFRHSQPALVPHWQSSSQLYTGFRGSQYTLLLSGSSTSTASTQDSHELQTPPPIFSTAVEPDI, from the exons atgtTTTATGTCTTTGTAGGTGAAAAGTACAAGTTAAGATGGCGCAGTATCCGTGACGCCTATGTCAAATTTCTTCGGCGCAAAGCAGAGGAAGAAAGAAGTGGCAGTGGGTCCTCCAAAAGAAAGGATTACCAATTTGCACAACAACTTACGTTCCTAAATGCAAGCGTGGAACCTCGAGA GACTCAAGACAATTTTGaggcacaagaacatgaagaggcAGAGGCAGCGGACACCAGCGAGGACTTTGATGACGAGACTATGGATGCCAATTATAttccagagaggaggaggaggaggaggcagtcatTACATGCGGAAGAAAGGGACCCGACTGACCTCTATGTTGAAGAAGACATGCAAGATGAGGTGGAGGGATTGAGTGCCCCAGCTCCTACTGATGAATCTCCTCCAGCTCCGACAACAGAACCAGAACAACAAACGGCAGAGGAAAGGCAGGAGCAACCGCCACGCAGGTCAACCCCTATGCAAGGCAGAGGCCGGGGTGAAGAGGCTACCCCCACTGGGAGGCGTCGAGTGGCCCCTGTCCACCCTCCAACCAGAAGGGAGACGGAAGCCGAGATGTCCggtgctgtctccggacttctcggcatCCTGCAGAGCCACGAGGCACTCATTACCAGGCAGATGCAGGATGGGGACAGGGGTCACTTAATAGAACAGTACAAGAGTCACATTCATTCACTGCAAACTGAGTTACAATCGGTGCACGATCACTACCGTGAGGAAATAAGAATGAGGCACGAGGAACACCGGGAAGAAATAAAAATGATGCACGAGGTGTACAGTGCACAGTTTGACCAGCTGCGTGTGGAACATCACCAAGCggtggcacagctgcagcagatGATGCAGCAGATGCATCAGCACAGTGGTGAACTATTGAAACTGCAGGCTCACCCGGCATTCCACACAGCCATGTCTCTCCTACCGTTCTTTGAAAAGGTGCCAAGCAACAACATGATGGCATGCCATTCCAGTGTACTCGATGCTATAAAACAACACATGGAGACGCCATTGATCCTACCGCCAACCTTTAGACATTCTCAACCTGCATTGGTGCCCCACTGGCAATCTTCATCCCAGTTGTACACTGGCTTCCGAGGAAGTcaatacacactgctgctgtcagggtccagcaccTCCACGGCCAGCACCCAAGACAGTCACGAGTTACAGACACCACCTCCCATTTTCTCAACTGCTGTAGAGCCTGACATTTGA